Proteins encoded in a region of the Isosphaeraceae bacterium EP7 genome:
- a CDS encoding hybrid sensor histidine kinase/response regulator, which translates to MTQAILIVGDRAGHSRLVDLLQPPDFQASCSDAGGPIACESLPSLIILSTQAHPACEIRAIRACRSIEGVPILALWNPADAADVESILDAGADDLIDPDTHPALLRCRVGHLARGHQLHLSNRRDAQMASAGRLLAGIVHELRGPLASILAHAEYLRLTGEADVFLLSEIEPIIRAADLMRGRLEHLMAGACTGPGRPIPLDAAPLLREVVDFFRKNPNRNLRRWTVELTIDDSLPRVEADPGRLLQVVFHLLINAMEAVSNQPTDGTIRVHAWSDPETFAIEVADNGPGIQPGHVARIFEPSFTTKPDARGYGLYLAAEFARELGGRIDATNQPDGGARFRLQLPRAGPVA; encoded by the coding sequence ATGACTCAGGCCATCTTGATCGTGGGGGACCGGGCGGGCCACAGCCGCCTCGTCGACCTCCTCCAGCCGCCCGACTTCCAGGCGTCTTGCTCGGACGCGGGGGGGCCGATCGCGTGCGAGTCGCTCCCCAGCCTCATCATCCTGTCGACACAGGCCCATCCTGCGTGCGAGATCCGGGCCATCCGGGCTTGCCGCTCGATCGAGGGTGTTCCGATCCTGGCCCTCTGGAACCCCGCGGATGCGGCGGATGTCGAGTCGATCCTTGATGCGGGGGCCGACGATCTCATTGATCCCGACACGCATCCCGCCCTGCTCCGCTGCAGGGTCGGACACCTGGCCCGCGGGCATCAGCTCCACCTGTCCAACCGCCGAGACGCCCAGATGGCTTCCGCCGGACGGCTGCTGGCCGGCATCGTTCACGAGCTCCGCGGCCCGCTCGCCTCGATCCTAGCGCACGCTGAGTACCTCAGGCTCACCGGCGAGGCCGACGTCTTTCTGCTCTCCGAGATCGAGCCGATCATCAGGGCGGCCGACCTGATGCGGGGCCGCCTGGAACACTTGATGGCCGGGGCATGCACCGGCCCGGGCCGGCCCATACCGCTCGACGCCGCCCCCTTGCTCCGCGAGGTCGTCGACTTCTTCCGCAAGAATCCGAACAGAAACCTCCGCCGCTGGACGGTCGAGTTGACCATCGACGACTCGCTACCCCGCGTCGAGGCCGACCCCGGGCGCCTGTTGCAAGTCGTCTTCCACCTGCTGATCAACGCCATGGAGGCCGTCAGTAATCAGCCGACCGACGGAACCATCCGCGTCCACGCCTGGTCCGATCCCGAGACCTTTGCCATCGAGGTCGCCGATAACGGCCCGGGCATTCAACCCGGCCACGTCGCCCGCATCTTCGAGCCCTCGTTCACCACCAAGCCCGACGCCCGGGGCTACGGACTCTACCTCGCCGCCGAATTCGCCCGCGAACTCGGCGGCCGGATCGACGCGACCAATCAACCCGACGGAGGGGCCCGCTTCCGACTTCAACTGCCTCGCGCCGGTCCGGTCGCCTGA
- the nadA gene encoding quinolinate synthase NadA, which translates to MSTTLSDASPLIFEAYRDLPTEELEARLTAAKAALGEELLILGHHYQQDEVIKFADLRGDSFKLSAMAAESRACRYIAFCGVHFMAETADILTRPEVEVILPDMTAGCSMADMADLESVEAAWADLGEHIDLNELMPVTYINSTAELKSFCGRNGGIVCTSSNARAVLEWSFARRKRVLFFPDQHLGRNTARAMGIPLEQMPVWNPRLPLGGNTPEALENSRVLLWRGHCSVHQMFKPAHIDEFRKREPGIKILVHPECSMPVVDAADLVGSTEFILKTVAEAPSGSKWAVGTELHLVNRLAAAHPDKTVHFLSPMVCMCSTMYRIDLPHLTWVVENLLQGTVVNRVSVPEETAHWARVALQRMLDVK; encoded by the coding sequence ATGTCCACGACCCTGTCCGACGCGTCCCCGCTGATCTTCGAGGCTTACCGCGACCTGCCGACCGAGGAGCTGGAGGCGCGGCTGACGGCCGCCAAGGCGGCGCTCGGCGAAGAGCTGCTGATCCTGGGTCATCATTACCAGCAGGACGAGGTGATCAAGTTCGCCGACCTGCGCGGGGACAGCTTCAAGTTGAGCGCGATGGCCGCCGAAAGCCGCGCTTGCCGCTACATCGCCTTCTGCGGCGTCCACTTCATGGCCGAGACGGCCGACATCCTGACCAGGCCCGAGGTCGAGGTGATCCTGCCCGACATGACGGCCGGGTGCAGCATGGCCGACATGGCCGACCTGGAGAGCGTGGAGGCCGCCTGGGCCGACCTGGGCGAGCACATCGACCTGAACGAGCTGATGCCGGTCACTTACATCAACTCGACGGCCGAGCTGAAGTCGTTCTGCGGCCGCAACGGCGGGATCGTCTGCACCAGCTCGAACGCACGGGCGGTGCTCGAATGGTCGTTCGCCCGCCGCAAGCGGGTCTTGTTCTTCCCGGACCAGCACCTGGGGCGCAACACGGCCCGCGCCATGGGCATCCCGCTGGAGCAGATGCCGGTCTGGAATCCGAGGCTGCCGCTGGGCGGGAACACGCCCGAGGCCCTGGAAAATAGTCGGGTCTTGCTCTGGCGCGGGCACTGCTCGGTGCACCAGATGTTCAAGCCGGCACACATCGACGAGTTCCGCAAGCGTGAGCCGGGGATCAAGATCCTGGTTCACCCCGAATGCTCGATGCCGGTGGTGGACGCCGCCGATCTGGTGGGCTCGACCGAATTTATCCTGAAGACGGTGGCCGAGGCCCCCAGCGGTTCGAAGTGGGCTGTTGGCACCGAGCTTCATCTGGTCAACCGGCTGGCTGCGGCCCATCCCGACAAGACGGTCCACTTCCTCTCGCCGATGGTCTGCATGTGCTCGACGATGTACCGGATCGACCTGCCGCACCTGACCTGGGTGGTCGAGAACCTGCTGCAAGGAACGGTCGTCAACCGGGTGAGCGTGCCCGAGGAGACGGCCCACTGGGCCCGCGTCGCCTTGCAGCGGATGCTCGACGTGAAGTGA